The stretch of DNA TTGATCCTCTGGTGCGATGGGTACCTGTAGATAAcctgaatagccatctaaaaaaaaTGTGAGCGACCAGCTAACCTTTCTAACATTTGATCCATGAATGGGAGGGGGTAGTGGTCATTTTTAGTGGCTTTGTTCAGTTTCCTATAGTCTATACAAACCCGCCAACCGTTCTGCACTCTTGTGGGAATCTCTAATCCTTTTGCGTTGGTAGCTATTGTGATTCCCCTTTGTTAGGTACAACATGAATTGGACTTACCCATTTTGAGTCGGCTATAGGATAAATGACACCGGCTTccaaccattttaaaattttagtcttaactACCTCCATCATTGGTGGATTCAATCGGCGTTGGGGATCTCTTTTAGGGACTGAATCTAGTTCTAAGGCTATCTTGTGAGTACATAAAGTCGTACTAAGGCCCCGAATATCGACTAGTGTCCAACCGAAGGCTTCTTTATGTTCCCTAAGAACTCTAAGCAGCTTGAATTCTTGCATTTTGGTTAAAGCATTACACTATCAATGGTAAATTTTGATTTCCCCCCAAAtaaatgtactttaaatttttgGGCAGCTCTTTTAACTCCAATCTAGGAGGTGAAATCAATGAAGGAATTTGCTTACCAGTCACCGTAAGGTTAGGGAGAATCGGCTTGGATTGTGTCAATTTGGGCGAGTCTAATGCGCAAACTGAGTCAATTAAAGAATCATAAATGATAAATTCATGCTTGTCGATATCAAAAATGCTCTTAGCTAGAACGCTTTTCAACTCGTCCTCATCCCCTAATTCATAGACATCTTAAACAAAATTGTCAATTACATCAATAGTAAATACAGGATTAATATCAGTGGGATATCTAATAGgatcaaatatattaaatttaattatctctccATCAAATCCCATAGTTAAATTCCCTTTATGCACATCAATTTTCGTTCTAGCTGTCTTGAGAAAAGGTCTTCCTAAGAGTAAGGGTACATCAATCGAATTATCATTAGGTCCCAtgtctaaaacataaaaatcaactgGAAAGACTAACTCATTTACTTGCACTAAAACATCTTCTAAAACGCCATCAGGGTAGGCATTACTTCTATCTGCAAGTTGAATTATTAGTCCCGTGTCTTTTAATGCACCTAATTGAACTTTATCGTAGATACTCCTAGGCATGACATTTATAGAAGCTCCTAAATCAAGCATAGCTCTATCAAGTTTAAGGTCTCCTATCTTACAAGGTATCGAAAATATTCCCGGATCTTTGCATTTAGTTGGGAGTTTCTTTCGAAATACCGCAGATACATTTTCGCATAAGCTACTTATTTCATTTCCACTTAATTTCCTTTTAGATGtgcataattcttttaaaaacttaGCATATCTAGGCACTTGTTTAATTGCATCAATCAATGGAACATTAACTTGTACCTTCTGGAAAGTCTCTAGAATTTCGGCATTGACATCGTCTGACTTTTCCTTCCTCAAACGCTGTGGAAATGGCACCTTCGACACATAAGACCGAGGTTGGTTATTAGTGTTCTGGCTTGCTTGTGCTCAAAGCTCGGGAACCCTCGTTTCCTGCTCAAAATTTGCTGCATCATGCAAAGCAGTGGACTATTGTAAACGTGATTTCCCTACTTCCTTTGGAGTTGCTTGCGACGGTTGTAAATCAGCCTTTGGCAAGGCTAAATTTTCCTCTTCAATATCACTAAATCGGACCTTTTTTACCTCAGTTTCGTCTTCCTCTTCACTGTTTTGGATCTTTTTTAGTGTCGATCTCAACTCCTTCCTACTTCGCAAGGTTATAGCACTGACATTATCCCTCGGATTTGCCACAGTATGTGACGGTAACCGGTTATTTACCTATGCTTGCAAGTTCCCAAGATTAACGTCGGTCGACGAGGCTCTGGTTTGCAATTGCTTCACTGCCGATTCCAAAGACTGAAATCTTCCATCGACTTCCTTCTTCTGGTCagtcatcatcttcatcatttgttcaagCATGGAATGGGTATTGGTTTCGGTACTAGGGTTTTGATGGGTTAGTTGTGACATATTATATGGTCGGGAATTTTACTGCTCAAATCCTAGAGGCGTAGCTCAATTTTGATATCTAAGATTAGGGTGATCTCTCCATCCCTCATTATAAGTAGCCGAATATGGATCATACCTCCTCTGATTTGGAAAGATGGCGTTAGCTTCCCCTTCCTGTAATGTCAGACACATATCTGTGGTATGTCCTTCTAAACAACAAATGCCACATAGTGAAGCTTTCGCAGTACCTCCAGTCATCAACTTACTTACCATAGTCGTTAAATTAGCTAATTGAGCCTCCATCATGCTCGACTGGCCTTCATCCATTCGTTTACCCAAGGCGGACCTCCTGAGACCGAATTACTATGTATTCTGTGCCATATTAACTATCGAATTTCAGGCTTGCTCAGGAGTTTTATCAACCAATGCACCTCCACTCGCTACATCGATCATTCCTTGATCTTGTGGTGTCAACCTTTCATAAAAATATTGCACTAAGAGCTGCTCACTAATCTGATGTTGTGGGCAACTCGCACATAGCCATTTAAATCTTTCCCAGTACTCGTATAGTGACTCACCTACCAGTTGCTTAATTCCACAAATTTCCTTCCTGATTGACCCTATTCTTGATGCCGAAAAATACTTCTCAAGGAAAGCTTTATGTAACCCTATCCAAGTTGTGAATGAGCCTGGCGGCATGTAATATAACCAGTCCTTCGCCAAACCTTGTAATGAGAAAGGAAAAGCTCGGAGCTTGATTTGTTCCTCTTCAATGCCATCTGGCTGCATAGTTGAGCAAGTAATTAGAAATTCATTAATATGACAGTAAGGGTCCTCACCTGGTAACCCATTGAATTTTGGCAACAAATTCAAGAATCCCGAATTGAGCTTTAATGGCCTATCAAGGGCGGGATACGTGATAGATGGTGGTTGCGCAGCCAAGTTAGGAGCGGCCAATTGCTTCAATGTCTGGTTAGCCATGTTCGAATCCTCTGAAACGTTAGGCTCAATGTGGGGGTTGGAATGATCGGCTTACCGATTAGTGATGTTAACAGGGTCTTTCGATGTTTGTCGTCCACTCCTTAATAACATATACTAAAGGGACTAATCTACCTGCataaacaaaaacaagaaaacaaaataagttCTAAAAATCAAATAGATTTGACTACGTCGCTTCCCCAGCAATGGCGCCAAAATTTGGTAGCTGTCGTTATGACCACCGAATTTAATCCCCTACTCAACCAATATTAACTGGTAATATAGAGTAAGTACGGAATCGTCCCACGAAGAAGCTCGTGTTAAACCTATTTGAAAAGAATTGAAATCAAGTTAATATAAACGTATGCGAGAAAGAAAAAATGGGGGGGGTTTCAAATAATGCTCTTTGGTAACAAATAAAATGTAGCGTAATTGTAAATGCTGAAAGGTTGTCCAATTAAGAGAAAGAGTGCTCAGTTAGTAACTCCTTAATCCACCTAGCACAAGTCCTTAgcgtcattaaattattttaataatctaatcTAGCAACAAGGCTGAAGAAAATCACTTACGAAATGAATTCTTAtccaaaataaattcaaattcaattagaGAACATTCATACTTGAATACCTacctttaattattaattaaaagtgCACTAAGTATTTTATAGATTTCACCTTGcgttaattaaagaaaatcctCCAGCGGCTTCCAAAATTAAATCCGAAGTTGCTTCAGTTAGCAGCACGCTAATTTATTATCACTGATTCtaagtttaattaagaaatttgaTTACTCATTTACACTTAGATGATTATGAGAAAAGTCCTAAATTAGATAGCCGATCAAtctaattaatttagaaaaaaaaatttctgaacgataaaattagcaactcaagaatgctaaatccaaatttaaacaaaataaacctTCAAATTCCTTGTGCTAAGTTTCATAAGTGTCTAACTGAGCTTAATTAATTTAGCCACTCATAGCAATCGAAACgaaacaaaaatcaattgtaaacaACATAAATTACAGACTGAATCTTGGAGAAGAAAATTCCTCAAATCGTCGAGCTTCCCTTCTCTCGATTAGCTGAAATCTTGTACTGCTGCTACAGCTGCTTGATCGGTTTTGGCTAGTTCAATTTGAGCTTCCTCTTTGCTCGAATGCTACGCTCCTATGCTGCCGTATCTTCTTCTGTTTTTCTGCACCTCCTTTTCAGCTGCTGGTTACCTCTATTTAAGGAGTAATGATATCCTTCAAGTAGATCAAAAATAATTTGATCTTATCTCCCTTTTTCCTAGCTGAAACCGTCGCATAAAAATAGCTCCAGCCTACAagatttttactttaattaaaactCTTCTAGGCTGATTTGATTTCCTTGAATTAATTGAGGTCGGCCACCGCTAGCAAGATGGAAATTTggagaattaaaaataattcccCTTTTACATTCGGCCTGCTGCTTTCTATTGGACCGAATTTTGTCCCAATGTTAATTTAATTCCTTCAGCCAGCATATGATCATCATTCAGCAGTTTATTCATGCGGATTAACTTCCAAAATTGAGCTTTTACGGGCATCAAAATGTTTCTTACCCgcacatgaaataaaattaaaattaaattgttgaattggGGTGCAATTAAATTATTACGGCATAGAatgtatttaatcaatttaggcagaattataacttaattaaccaaaaaataatcaacaatttaataatttaattgaacaAGTTAGGTTCAAAATTGAACTTAACAATATATATTTGTGATGAATTTAATTGAATGTATGAGAGTTATATGTGTGCACAAGGTTCGAACaaatatgagtatatatatttatatattctaggtttaatcaaagatatgtatattatatatatttatatataagatttgaatatatatacataagaatATACATGCATAAGCTTTTGGATTGATTAAAGGtatgtattttataattgtttaagtagtttcgaatatatattcatatgtaatttttaaatatgtatgagattatatttatgtatatgtttttatattgaaCTTATGTatgcaattatatatatgtatgtgatagattcaattatatatatatgaataaattttgGACCTAGTTAAAGGTAAAAATTGTGtaaataaatacatttatattcgaatataaatgtatatacatgtatgggtTGTTGATTTTAGTTAAtggtataaatgttaaatatattaatgggattcaaatatatatatgtatatttatgtatTGGTTCTTGGATAGAATTAAAGGTATAAAATCTATCTCTTTTTATAATTGAGGTTTGACTTTATATatttacgtgtatatatatatatatgtttatgaatttATAAGCACTTGAGTTGAATTGAAGGTATGATTGGTAAACTCTGTTACGATTTGAATATGGTATATAACGAACATGTGATTGTTATTATGAATGATATGAGGAATTATTTGTAtatgtgaaattaaaattttaggctcCGAGCCTAACAGGTTTATTAACAGTGAAGTAATCCAGACATTACGTCTAGCACGCTTGATGTTTCACctgtatatatgaaattaaaattttaggcttCGAGCCTAAAATGTTTATTAACAGTGAAGTAATCCAGAcattacgtctagcaggcttgatgtcGTTGAAACATACCAGAcattacgtctagcaggcttgatgccggtgaaacATACCAGAcattacgtctagcaggcttgatgccggtgaaacataccagactttacgtctagcaagcttgatgccggtgaatcataccagactttacgtctagtaggcttgatgccggtgaaacatatcagactttatgtctagcaagCTATGTGTCGGTCTACCAAAACAGGCTTTAAGCCTagtaggctaagtgccggtgatattctttatattatatatatacatgtactgAATGTGTATATGGATTTGGTGGTATGAAATTGAAGAATATGATTACATATTCGGTCTTCTTATTTGATAAACATACAAACATCTGTTTATACGTATCTGATGagtatgtgtatatttatatacagTTTTAAGCACATGATAAATATATGCACATTCACATAAATGcatgtgataaatttatttttgcattATGTATATGCTTTTATTAAGCATCTATGTGATTGGTGATATGCATTTTGGGTAAGTATAAATGTTCTCTGTTATATTAGTttgatgtacatatatatatgtatattcgattaTAATAATTGTTGAGTATATATGTATAACTATGCGTTCGATTATACGCATTTGAAGTGTAGTTGTATTCAGCTCTAAGTATTGATAGAATGTATGTAATTGATTTTAAGTAAGTGATAAGTTCATGTATTTGGTTGTAAGTTCCTGATGAGTATTTAAACATAcaattggttgtatgtatatagAGTATATATATACTCATTGGTAAGCATTCTACgattacatatattttatataaataagatGACTATGCATTTTAAATATCCAGTTAGTAAAATATGTGGTATTTGTGACATCTATAAATGTAATAAGGaaattatatgatatttatttgatttatttatgtgttGTTTTAGGTATGccatagacttactaagctaaataaACTTACCTTGTTCTTTTACGTCTCTCTGTTTTAAAGATTTaaagatcaagcttcaagctcggggATTATCAGCAAAGATCATCACTCTACCTACTGCCTCGgtattgaaatgtttgaattttaacttagggcatgtataggctagataatgtTATAAGAGCGTACTTTAATGTTTTGTAAATGAGTTTCATAGCCagcaaaaatggcttatttccGTATAGTCTAGTTGGATTGTAatgttttcattttgttttaaatgactaaaagaaaagcttaaaatttcGCATGTTTAATCTTAAACCGAGCTTATCTGATGTAACCACTATAATTATTGAACTTTAATGAATGTCTGTTTTGAGTTGTATTTTGATTagtaatgccttttaa from Gossypium hirsutum isolate 1008001.06 chromosome D04, Gossypium_hirsutum_v2.1, whole genome shotgun sequence encodes:
- the LOC121216120 gene encoding uncharacterized protein; the protein is MDEGQSSMMEAQLANLTTMVNNRLPSHTVANPRDNVSAITLRSRKELRSTLKKIQNSEEEDETEVKKVRFSDIEEENLALPKADLQPSQATPKEVPFPQRLRKEKSDDVNAEILETFQKVQVNVPLIDAIKQVPRYAKFLKELCTSKRKLSGNEISSLCENVSAVFRKKLPTKCKDPGIFSIPCKIGDLKLDRAMLDLGASINVMPRSIYDKVQLGALKDTGLIIQLADRSNAYPDGVLEDVLVQVNELVFPVDFYVLDMGPNDNSIDVPLLLGRPFLKTARTKIDVHKGNLTMGFDGEIIKFNIFDPIRYPTDINPVFTIDVIDNFV